Proteins co-encoded in one Bubalus bubalis isolate 160015118507 breed Murrah chromosome 7, NDDB_SH_1, whole genome shotgun sequence genomic window:
- the BOD1L1 gene encoding biorientation of chromosomes in cell division protein 1-like 1 isoform X4, whose product MATNPQPQPPPPAPPPPPPQPQPPPPPPGPGTGPGAGGAGGAGAGAGDPQLVAMIVNHLKSQGLFDQFRRDCLADVDTKPAYQNLRQRVDNFVANHLATHTWSPHLNKNQLRNNIRQQVLKSGMLESGIDRIISQVVDPKINHTFRPQVEKAVHEFLATLNHKEDTSGSTAPEDEKPDSSTITQGVPAPGPSANVASDAMSILETITSLNQEASAARASTEMSNAKTSERMSKKTPSQASTDTSAEKERTSEDTADKEKSTPDSAGEGQEAAPRSEELSDPPCPAEEMKNHTRESTSSVLLNKDTQQESSDQKSKSADKGEKKPDSNEKTERKKEKKEKTEKKTDHSKRSEDVQRVKDEKQAKDKEVECSKLPSEKTNSKAKTSEGTKEDISMIDSDVDGLTDITVSSVHTSDLSSFEEDTEEEAVMSESMEEGEITSDDEEKNKQNKTKTQTNDPSEGKAKNVRHAYVHKPYLYSKYYSDSDDELTVEQRRQSIAKEKEERLLRRQINREKLEEKRKQKAEKTKYSKAKSQGKSSVDLEESSTKDLEPKAPRIKEVLKERKVLEKKVALSKKRKKDSRNIDENSKKKQQSEEDSRETLKTSEHCEKEKASSSKDLKHVHAKSEPSKPARRLSESLHPADENKNESKIEREHKRRTSTPVVVEGVQEETDTRDGKRPLERSESGTEEPQKQKSTLKNEKHPKKDDSETPHLKSLPKKEAKSSKEKPEKEKTLSEEKPSTKHKCKGDSAHKAGDEPEPHSSEKGGKDESIQKAGQPAKLSSDDKAERRSKHRNERKLSVLGKDGKPVSEYIIKSDENVRKENKKERHGSADKTKAEHKSRRSSDSKIQKDSLSSRQHGSTVQRRSESYSEDKCDNDLTNADSNSKPEEAVHKERRRTKSLLEEKLVLKSKSRSQGKQLKASETESQENTTKLATTPKPEKEKNTEEGEPERQRKSRVEDRPPEESGVEPTSESAAPSAHSVQRESSHRAKLPPAKERCKGEKESSSTRLERKLSDGHKSRSLKHSSKDVKKKEDNKTEDKDGKEVDGSHEKPRGSSSVLEKKLSRRLCENRRGSVSQEMAKGEEKPAVNPSGAPSSSSLQRPKKSGDPALMPEQEPMEIDPEPAMENAAEVRKTQDGSSSSQQELDLENVTKQKTAAAVLKEELQTPMGESKTASPACKSGRGTGAVANSEKHADHRSTLTKKMHLQSSVSKPNSGEKEFAQQETQEMNVDSETSHCLLPRAPSESDRAQKNLKNTTRPTEECLAPGDPTLKHSTKVDPAPSLGSMTAGPQKQLHDSGVPPLVDRRTGSEGATASTSLVHHSEIPKQSWTLEESEVPRTSDSRKGDAISTVDTPAEASVESRRHIPEGAQAFVLHSRQGKVDMPVGSESGDRTVEKENVDKEGGSMDVDGKGSNSSSKQTVRASVENGHKVGVAVDQVVGMSTETDTVGLKQSRGPGEVENTPADADRRHGHSEVDTSAESNAVSSVLHQRSGKAEMPTARPSRGEKASIASSTEGKDSGVPLNPVRAGTATTTSAETPEGGVAVPCTSIEADEGLTTGTCSENHPLHVRAEAREGTVFAAAEEGGGVVTEGFAESETFLTSTKEGESGECAVAEPEERAADPATAPTGTTEADARSSATEEKDDAVTSAGSEGKCDGSSGGDLELVEGTVMFISEVESDGAVTSAGMDIREGSLSNEELDGFQRSPPRAGPKKESEGTVTCTGAGGRRDGSVLCSAAGVEPQEERRVTGAPGGPIDTPTPTAASAAQEESGSVMDGPEGESAVTSTGITEEDGEGLASCTGSEESSEGFALSSESEENEESAMDSTVAKDPTDAPVVAPGPCDDEGVVTSTGAKEDEDEGEGVVTSTGRGNEVGHASTCTGMEEESEGVSVCESAGGDAQLGPVAGRVDAEAGGTIPHAYESTVDSVSGAEKDAKDAEICSSAKGVVESSVSSGAAGEGMAAPAPEGRQGPMTSAASDRRDSELSRKEKAEDTTPSTGLVGDSYEALVSAAVPEHEPPHTSPGERDEGVITSVENEDCDGLAAATAINSVANQAGVPGGSGEGKGLVISTSTTDDLTPQLSTVVDMRAGHSSTLRPEESTEGPSVNMEEFEAPMPSAASGDGSQLTAARNEEKDECAMISTSIREEFEVPISSATALHGAQSPQPVAAVEDRAKALALVSADDFEGPTPSAPAQAESPLASTSKEEKDECALISTSIAEDCEASVCGVSREREHEQPVLEEKDGSAIISTSSGEDCEGPVSSAVAREDAQASVRPAEEASDTAMISTSTSEGCEAVMAGAVPQEEEVPAGTGTEDVSDAAIISTSTAEYLLAPAGLNRHEEVHLSADSPKGKDAPSATKMSRPEAPLSSLTAEDKCQCPGPSTGGKEVGPVVAGGTVEGHDQVSVSVLSAGVRIVAENVRLGKDCADRVQREDERPEAGTSGGSTPARCPAGGSGDSPVNPQGPEEAPEGTISVRCLTAVNPGAKKADDQWGPEGHLKTTTAECINGQESETAPSHTAALPTAYNVALSAAKQEQNLTSRSDHRGQCPVPASAQKTEDNSVTKSCQQEGLQVTVSSEENLHDRGSKESPSNAVGRLGLKTALKPEVFVPSEEEKNHEMPAPPASPSGRKLSGTVELQREPSLAIESPNVENAGSETTEIHGKFYSKEDISKGGKDNTEAIRCHSIEANPKEVEEEERHIRKRKTKKQYLSSEDELDDTPDVLDSKIETAQRQCSGTEPQVTKEENSGGLAELSKASSKTDSTASRAMEEKDESSSSEAAGEKTEQNDDDTVKSQEDQPVIIKRKRGRPRKHPVETSLKTKDDCKTDAGLVPMKPIKKHLIFRNEVEATMIVKKNLWQACVGEEESPSVRSLCQMMLNPQSQSANVRKQFLKRLRTRKTRSLRRRRRRRTRTRSHPEPPRGPAPDQRLRGSSFSQSWSSVHMVKAELESGKQS is encoded by the exons ATCAGGAATGTTGGAGTCTGGTATTGACCGAATTATTTCTCAGGTTGTGGATCCAAAGATCAACCACACATTCAGACCTCAGGTGGAAAAAGCTGTGCACGAGTTTCTGGCCACGCTCAATCATAAGGAGGACACGAGTGGCAGCACAGCCCCCGAGGATGAGAAGCCAGACTCTTCCACCATCACACAAG GTGTCCCTGCCCCCGGGCCCAGTGCAAACGTGGCCAGTGATGCCATGTCCATCTTGGAAACCATCACTTCTCTCAACCAAGAAGCTAGTGCTGCCAGGGCTTCAACAGAGATGTCGAATGCCAAGACCAGTGAGAGAATGTCCAAAAAAACCCCGTCTCAGGCAAGCACTGACACGAGTGCTGAGAAAGAGAGGACTTCAGAGGACACAGCTGATAAAGAAAAATCTACACCCGACTCTGCAGGGGAAGGGCAGGAAGCTGCGCCTCGCTCTGAAGAACTTAGTGATCCCCCTTGTCCagctgaagaaatgaagaatcacACAAGAGAAAGTACTAGTTCAGTTCTGCTAAATAAGGATACTCAACAAGAAAGCAGTGACCAAAAAAGCAAATCAGCAGATAAAGGTGAAAAGAAGCCAGACAGcaatgagaagacagaaagaaagaaagagaagaaggaaaagactgaaaagaaaactgATCACTCAAAAAGGAGTGAAGATGTGCAAAgagtaaaagatgaaaaacaagcaAAGGATAAAGAAGTAGAATGTTCAAAACTTCCTTCGGAAAAAACCAATAGTAAAGCTAAAACCAGTGAAGGAACAAAAGAAG ATATCTCTATGATAGATTCTGATGTGGATGGACTTACAGACATCACAGTTAGCTCCGTCCACACCAGTGACCTTTCATCTTTTGAAGAAGACACTGAGGAGGAGGCTGTGATGTCTGAGAGCATGGAAGAAGGAGAGATTacatcagatg ATGAAGAGaagaacaagcaaaacaaaacaaaaactcaaaccaATGATCCCAgtgaaggaaaagcaaaaaatgtGCGGCATGCTTATGTTCACAAACCATATCTTTACTCAAAGTATTATAGTGACTCTGATGACGAACTTACTGTGGAACAGCGGCGGCAGTCTATC gctaaagaaaaagaagagagacttTTAAGAAGGCAAATTAATAGagaaaaacttgaagaaaaacgaaaacagaaagcagaaaagacAAAGTATTCAAAAGCTAAGAGTCAAG GTAAAAGTAGTGTGGACTTAGAAGAATCATCAACAAAAGATTTGGAACCCAAAGCCCCCCGAATTAAAGAAGTCCTTAAAGAACGGAAAGTTTTAGAGAAAAAGGTAGCCTTaagcaaaaagaggaaaaaggactCCAG GAACATTGATGAGAATTCTAAAAAGAAACAGCAATCTGAAGAAGATTCCAGAGAAACACTCAAAACAAGTGAG cattgtgaaaaggaaaaagcatCTTCTTCAAAGGATCTGAAGCATGTCCATGCAAAGAGTGAACCAAGTAAACCTGCTCGGAGACTTTCAGAGTCTTTGCATCCGGctgatgaaaacaaaaatgaatccaAAATAGAAAGGGAACACAAAAGACGGACTTCTACCCCTGTTGTGGTGGAAGGGGTGCAGGAAGAGACTGACACGAGGGATGGAAAAAGGCCACTGGAACGCTCAGAAAGTGGCACAGAAGAACCCCAGAAACAGAAGAGCACGCTTAAAAACGAAAAGCATCCAAAGAAAGATGATTCAGAAACACCACATTTAAAAAGCCTGCCTAAGAAAGAGGCGAAATCCTCCAAGGAAAAGCCTGAGAAGGAGAAAACTCTGTCAGAAGAGAAACCGTCTACGAAACATAAGTGCAAAGGTGACAGTGCACACAAGGCAGGAGATGAGCCCGAGCCTCACTCTTCTGAGAAAGGCGGGAAAGATGAGAGTATTCAGAAGGCGGGTCAACCAGCGAAGCTTTCGTCAGATGATAAAGCTGAACGAAGAAGTAAGCACCGGAATGAAAGGAAATTGTCAGTTTTGGGCAAAGACGGTAAACCAGTTTCTGAGTATATTATAAAAAGTGACGAGAATGTTcgtaaagaaaataagaaagagagaCACGGGTCAGCCGACAAAACCAAGGCAGAGCACAAATCAAGAAGATCAAGTGATTCTAAAATTCAGAAGGACTCTCTGAGCTCCAGGCAACATGGAAGCACAGTACAGAGAAGAAGCGAAAGTTACTCCGAGGATAAATGTGATAATGACTTGACTAACGCAGATAGTAATTCGAAACCAGAAGAGGCGGTTCACAAGGAGAGGCGAAGAACTAAGAGCTTGTTGGAAGAGAAACTTGTGTTGAAGTCTAAGTCCAGAAGCCAAGGCAAACAGTTGAAAGCATCTGAAACAGAATCACAAGAAAATACCACAAAACTGGCGACCACTCCAAAACCAGAGAAGGAGAAGAACACTGAAGAAGGTGAGCCAGAGAGACAGCGGAAGTCCAGAGTTGAAGACAGACCTCCTGAGGAAAGCGGTGTGGAGCCCACGTCAGAGAGTGCGGCCCCTTCAGCACACAGTGTGCAGAGAGAGTCTAGTCACAGAGCGAAGTTACCACCAGCAAAGGAGAGGTGCAAGGGTGAGAAAGAGTCGAGCTCCACCAGACTCGAGAGAAAGTTGTCAGACGGGCACAAAAGCAGGAGCTTAAAGCACAGTAGTAAGGAcgtgaaaaagaaggaagacaaCAAAACAGAGGACAAGGATGGAAAAGAAGTTGACGGCAGTCATGAGAAGCCCAGAGGAAGTAGTTCAGTCTTAGAGAAGAAGTTAAGTAGAAGGTTGTGTGAAAATCGAAGAGGCAGCGTATCCCAAGAAATGgctaaaggagaagaaaaaccaGCAGTAAACCCTTCAGGTGCTCCCAGTAGTTCCTCCCTTCAGAGACCCAAAAAAAGTGGTGATCCTGCCCTGATGCCCGAACAAGAGCCAATGGAAATTGATCCCGAGCCAGCCATGGAAAATGCAGCGGAAGTCCGCAAAACCCAAGACGGCAGCAGTAGCTCTCAGCAAGAACTTGACTTGGAAAATGTTACGAAACAAAAAACTGCTGCTGCAGTCCTAAAGGAGGAGTTACAGACTCCCATGGGAGAGTCAAAAACAGCATCTCCAGCCTGTAAATCAGGGCGTGGAACAGGAGCTGTTGCTAATTCCGAAAAGCACGCTGACCACAGAAGCACCCTGACCAAGAAAATGCATCTCCAAAGCTCTGTGTCCAAACCTAACTCCGGGGAGAAGGAGTTTGCTCAACAAGAAACTCAGGAAATGAATGTAGACTCCGAAACGAGTCACTGTTTGCTACCCCGTGCCCCATCAGAAAGTGACAGGGCACAGAAGAACTTGAAGAACACCACCAGGCCCACCGAAGAATGCCTTGCTCCAGGAGACCCCACTCTTAAACATTCCACAAAGGTAGATCCCGCCCCGTCCTTAGGCTCCATGACTGCTGGGCCTCAGAAACAGCTCCACGATTCAGGGGTGCCTCCTTTAGTTGACAGAAGAACGGGGTCAGAAGGTGCCACAGCCAGCACCTCGCTCGTCCACCACTCTGAAATCCCTAAGCAAAGCTGGACTCTTGAGGAATCGGAAGTCCCTAGGACAAGTGACAGCAGAAAAGGTGATGCCATTTCCACAGTAGACACACCAGCAGAAGCCAGCGTGGAGAGCAGAAGACACATTCCAGAAGGTGCACAGGCCTTCGTACTGCACAGCAGACAAGGGAAAGTAGACATGCCTGTTGGCAGTGAGTCAGGGGACAGGACAGTGGAAAAGGAGAACGTTGACAAAGAAGGTGGCTCGATGGATGTGGATGGGAAAGGAAGTAACTCAAGTTCGAAGCAGACAGTTAGGGCTTCTGTAGAAAATGGCCACAAGGTTGGTGTTGCTGTTGATCAGGTGGTAGGCATGAGTACAGAAACAGATACTGTTGGACTTAAGCAGAGCAGAGGCCCAGGTGAAGTTGAAAACACACCAGCCGATGCTGACAGAAGGCACGGACACAGTGAGGTGGACACCAGTGCTGAGAGCAATGCCGTGTCCTCTGTTCTACATCAAAGGAGTGGGAAAGCTGAGATGCCGACAGCCAGGCCTAGTAGAGGAGAAAAGGCTTCCATCGCCAGCAGCACTGAGGGGAAGGACAGTGGTGTTCCCCTAAACCCGGTGAGGGCGGGGACTGCCACAACCACATCTGCAGAGACGCCGGAGGGTGGGGTGGCAGTGCCTTGCACAAGCATCGAGGCCGACGAAGGCCTCACGACGGGCACGTGCTCCGAAAACCACCCTCTTCACGTCAGGGCGGAAGCCAGAGAAGGCACCGTCTTTGCCGCAGCCGAGGAAGGTGGGGGTGTCGTCACAGAAGGATTTGCAGAAAGCGAAACGTTCCTCACAAGCACCAAAGAGGGAGAAAGTGGGGAATGCGCCGTGGCCGAGCCTGAAGAAAGAGCAGCCGACCCCGCGACGGCCCCCACGGGGACCACCGAGGCTGACGCCAGGAGCTCAGCGACCGAGGAGAAGGACGATGCTGTGACCAGCGCGGGTTCTGAGGGCAAGTGCGATGGGTCTTCAGGTGGAGACTTGGAACTCGTGGAAGGAACAGTCATGTTTATCAGTGAGGTTGAGAGCGACGGAGCAGTAACAAGTGCGGGGATGGACATCAGGGAGGGGTCCCTAAGCAACGAAGAGTTGGATGGATTCCAGAGAAGCCCACCGAGAGCAGGGCCCAAGAAGGAAAGCGAGGGGACGGTGACGTGCACAGGGGCAGGGGGTAGAAGAGACGGCAGTGTCCTGTGCTCCGCAGCTGGGGTGGAGCCTCAGGAGGAGCGCAGGGTGACGGGGGCCCCCGGGGGCCCCATAGACACACCCACCCCCACAGCAGCCAGTGCCGCCCAGGAGGAAAGCGGTTCTGTGATGGACGGCCCAGAGGGTGAAAGTGCCGTCACCAGCACCGGGATAACCGAGGAGGACGGGGAGGGCCTGGCGAGCTGCACAGGTTCAGAGGAGAGCAGCGAAGGCTTCGCCCTGAGTTCTGAATCTGAAGAAAACGAAGAGAGTGCCATGGATAGCACGGTAGCCAAAGACCCCACTGATGCGCCGGTGGTGGCCCCCGGCCCCTGCGACGATGAGGGCGTGGTGACCAGCACGGGCGCCAAGGAGGACGAGGATGAAGGGGAGGGCGTGGTGACCAGCACAGGCCGGGGGAACGAGGTCGGGCACGCGTCCACGTGcacagggatggaggaggagagtGAAGGGGTGTCGGTCTGCGAGAGCGCAGGCGGAGACGCTCAGCTTGGCCCTGTGGCAGGGCGTGTGGACGCCGAAGCCGGCGGCACCATCCCGCACGCGTACGAGAGTACCGTGGACAGCGTGAGCGGCGCTGAGAAGGATGCTAAAGATGCAGAGATCTGCTCCAGTGCCAAAGGGGTCGTGGAGAGCAGCGTGAGCAGCGGGGCTGCAGGGGAGGGCATGGCGGCTCCCGCTCCTGAGGGTCGCCAGGGGCCCATGACCAGCGCGGCTTCAGACCGCAGGGACAGTGAGCtcagcagaaaggaaaaagccgAGGACACCACGCCCTCCACCGGCCTGGTGGGGGACAGTTATGAGGCCCTCGTGTCCGCTGCTGTCCCAGAACATGAGCCTCCTCACACGTCACCGGGCGAAAGAGATGAGGGTGTCATCACCTCCGTGGAGAACGAAGACTGTGATGGCCTTGCGGCCGCCACGGCCATTAACAGTGTCGCCAACCAGGCTGGTGTGCCTGGGGGTTCAGGTGAAGGGAAGGGCTTGGTGATCTCCACCAGCACAACAGACGATCTCACCCCACAGCTCAGCACTGTGGTAGACATGAGGGCGGGTCATTCAAGCACCTTGAGACCTGAAGAGAGCACGGAGGGCCCCAGCGTGAACATGGAGGAGTTCGAGGCCCCCATGCCCAGCGCAGCATCAGGTGACGGGAGCCAACTCACGGCTGCGAGAAACGAGGAGAAAGACGAGTGTGCTATGATTTCCACAAGCATTAGGGAGGAATTCGAAGTGCCCATTTCCAGCGCGACAGCCCTCCATGGTGCCCAGAGTCCGCAGCCGGTGGCAGCCGTGGAAGACAGAGCCAAAGCGCTGGCCCTGGTGAGCGCCGATGATTTTGAGGGGCCCACGCCCAGTGCGCCCGCGCAAGCCGAGAGCCCCCTCGCTTCAACCAGCAAGGAGGAGAAGGACGAGTGTGCACTCATCTCCACCAGCATCGCGGAAGATTGCGAAGcctctgtgtgtggtgtgtctagGGAAAGGGAACATGAGCAACCTGTCCTGGAAGAGAAGGACGGCAGCGCCATCATCTCCACAAGCTCAGGAGAGGACTGCGAGGGTCCCGTATCCAGTGCTGTCGCTCGGGAGGATGCCCAGGCCTCGGTCAGGCCGGCGGAAGAGGCGAGCGACACGGCCATGATTTCCACCAGCACCTCGGAAGGCTGTGAGGCGGTCATGGCGGGCGCCGTCCCGCAGGAGGAGGAGGTGCCCGCGGGCACGGGCACAGAGGACGTGAGCGATGCCGCTATCATCTCCACCAGCACAGCCGAATACCTGCTGGCTCCCGCTGGTCTCAACAGGCATGAAGAGGTTCATTTAAGTGCAGACAGCCCCAAAGGAAAGGATGCCCCATCGGCCACTAAGATGAGCAGGCCTGAGGCCCCTCTGTCCAGCCTAACGGCTGAGGACAAGTGTCAGTGTCCTGGGCCCTCCACAGGGGGAAAAGAAGTGGGCCCCGTGGTGGCAGGGGGCACTGTGGAAGGGCATGACCAGGTGTCGGTCAGTGTGCTTTCTGCAGGTGTCAGGATTGTGGCGGAGAACGTGAGGCTTGGCAAGGACTGTGCAGACAGAGTTCAGAGAGAAGATGAAAGGCCTGAGGCAGGGACATCAGGGGGCAGCACGCCAGCGAGGTGCCCAGCAGGGGGGAGTGGGGACTCGCCTGTCAACCCGCAAGGACCAGAGGAGGCTCCTGAGGGCACCATCAGTGTGCGCTGTTTGACAGCAGTCAATCCTGGTGCTAAAAAAGCTGATGACCAGTGGGGTCCTGAGGGGCACTTGAAAACCACCACCGCTGAATGTATTAATGGCCAGGAGTCAGAAACGGCTCCTTCCCACACAGCAGCCCTTCCCACCGCCTACAATGTAGCTCTCTCAGCTGCTAAACAGGAGCAGAACTTGACGAGCAGGAGTGACCACCGTGGCCAGTGCCCTGTCCCAGCATCCGCTCAGAAAACAGAAGATAACAGTGTGACGAAATCCTGCCAGCAAGAAGGTCTTCAAGTCACTGTTTCTTCTGAAGAAAATTTGCATGATCGAG GCAGCAAAGAGTCTCCATCAAACGCTGTGGGAAGATTGGGACTGAAAACCGCCTTGAAACCTGAG GTATTTGTGCcatcagaagaagagaaaaatcatgaAATGCCGGCACCACCAGCAAGTCCAAGTGGGAGAAAGCTGAGTGGAACAG TTGAACTGCAGAGGGAGCCTTCACTGGCGATTGAATCACCAAAT GTCGAAAATGCAGGCtcagaaacaactgaaattcATGGGAAATTTTATAGCAAAGAAG ATATATCCAAAGGTGGAAAAGACAACACAGAAGCCATAAGATGTCATAGTATTGAAGCAAATCCCAAAGAG GttgaagaggaagaaaggcacatacgtaaaagaaaaacaaagaagcagtACCTCTCTTCAGAAGATGAACTAG ATGATACCCCAGATGTCCTGGATTCCAAAATAGAAACAGCACAGAGGCAGTGTTCTGGAACTGAGCCACAAGTTACAAAG GAAGAGAACTCTGGAGGTTTGGCAGAGCTATCTAAAGCAAGTTCTAAGACAGACAGCACTGCTTCAAGGGCCATGGAAGAAAAAG ACGAATCCAGCAGCAGTGAAGCTGCCGGTGAAAAGACAGAGCAGAATGACGATGACACCGTAAAATCTCAG GAAGATCAGCCAGtaattattaaaaggaaaagaggaagaccTCGTAAACACCCTGTAGAAACATCATTAAAAACAA AAGATGACTGCAAAACAGATGCTGGCCTTGTCCCT